The Cicer arietinum cultivar CDC Frontier isolate Library 1 chromosome 1, Cicar.CDCFrontier_v2.0, whole genome shotgun sequence genome contains the following window.
gtataataaGGAGGGTACAAGAGAAATTTTTCTTATTATGATTGAAATCCGGAGACCTTTAAGGTTCCAAGAAGCCATCGTACGGTACATTGCGAAAATCTTCAATTAGAagagaattaaaattcataGAATCCTTTCTCTAAAATGACAATGCTCCATCTTCCCAACTACTTcgaaattttgattaatttgaacAGAATTCATTAAATATGTTACTTCATTCAAAATAgtgataaaataaagataaaagttATTAGTAcattgatatttatatatatattattaaaaaataaaacatatattatatatgacgAGCTATTAAACTAACTTCAAATTAAATGAAACTTTAATgatatttaaatgataatttatgATGACAACTTTTACTATTTATTATCTATGACAACATCACTATtcataaaaattccaaatattttataaaaaaatttatcagaagtattatatgattaaatttagaAATCTTTCATATATCTTGTGTAGGACATTATTTACAACAACTGTATAAATTAGATTCTaatttcaaatcaaatttatttattatattttaaataagataATATATTGTAGTAACAATCAATGGTTATCCATACTTAGCTAGATGTGTAATTCAAATATTTAGAACTGTTGTATTACTACGTACACATATTTTTGGTTCCTACATTTTATTAGTGTCCAATGGCTACCACTCTATAACATCCTTTCGTAAGgaacccaaaaaaaataaataaataaacttgaCAGAAAAACTAACGAGAgagacagagagagagagaggtgtTAGTTAATCAACGTTGGTTGTTTGGGTTGGTTAATGGAAACCATGGCGAGAGGACTATGGATCTGTGTGTGTTTTATGTTCCTTATCCACATTTCTACTTGTTTTTACCTTCCTGGTGTTGCACCCGAAGATTTCCACAAGGTCAtttccttttcatttttctattttctttttcaatcacAAATAAATGATTGTGTCATTGTTGAATTGCATGCCAATGCCTTTTttcaatacaatattaatttttagctttattttatttttaactttgatAGTTTAGATCTATAAACATATTATCCGTATTGCAATTTGATTAATAATGATTTCGGCTTGTTGGCCACATTATTCTACATTCATGCTTTTAGTGAGATCCGAGCATTTTAGTATTGTGTATGAAATTCATTTCTAACTACAAGTGGAGGGTGGGGATGCATTAGGGAATTTaggtattttttttacataactCATCATTTTAGTCCaacaatattgttttaaattgACATTTAACAGCTTATGACTTGTTCTATTATATTTTCATGCTTAATCTAAATTAGCTTTTGCTAATCATTaaactatattatatatgttttatgtTGATTGATGACAGGGAGAGTTGTTGAGGGTGAAAGTGAACAAATTGTCTTCTACAAAAACACAACTTCCTTACTCTTACTATTCTCTGCCTTATTGTCGTCCAGATCACATTGTTGACAGTGCTGAGAATCTTGGGGAAGTTCTTCGTGGTGACCGTATTGAGAACTCCCCTTACATGGTTGGTGTACACTTTTGCGTCATTCATTCTTCCATTCATTTAGTTTctcaattacaaaaataatgatGAAACAATTTGATTCTTCCAGTTTAAAATGCGAGAGCCACAAATGTGCAATGTTGTTTGTCGTCTAATTCTTAATGCGAAAACAACTAAAGAGTTCAAGGATAAGATAGATGATGAATATCGGGTGAACATGTGTGTCTCTAATGACTTTAATTTTTCACCACTTATATCTTTGTGACAAAAGCCGTTGCACTGTTGTAGGATTCTAGACAATCTTCCTTTGGTTGTACCCCTTCGACGACCTGATCAGGAATCTTCTTTAGTGTATTTGCATGGCTTCTTAGTTGGTCTTAAAGGACAATATGCTGGAGTAAGTGTTTGCTTAATGAACAATCCATTTCTTTTATGGTCTTTGTATCAACTATCTTGACCATTTTTGTATGCAAATAATGCCAGAACAAGGATGAAAAGCACTTTATCCATAACCACTTAACTTTTGTGGTAAAGTATCACCGAGATCATATAACAGAGTTGTCAAGGATTGTAGGCTTTGAGGTTAAACCTTTCAGGTTGTATTATAATTCTTTCCTTTGAAGTTAAAACTTTTTGTGTTAATTACTTAACTTTAATACCTACCAATTGACATTACCCTTATAAACACAGTGTTAAGCATGAATATGAAGGTGATTGGGATGAGAACACCCGCTTAACCACTTGCGTTCCTCATGCTAAAAAGACAATCTCAGGCTCCGAAGCTCCTCAAGAGGTTGAAGATAAGAAGGAAATTATTTTCACCTATGATGTTGAGTTCCAGGTGAGTTCCAgaatttcatattaattaagGTGAAAAATGAGAAGTAGATGTTCCTGATTTTTAATTGTTGAATCATCATGCAGGAAAGTGATGTAAAGTGGGCATCTCGTTGGGATTCCTATCTTTTAATGGCAGATGATCAAATTCACtggttttcaattattaattctTTAATGATTGTACTTTTCCTATCTGGTATGGTGGCTATGATAATGTTAAGGACACTTTACCGCGATATCTCAAAGTATAATCAATTGGAGACACAAGAGGAAGCGCAGGAAGAGACGGGGTGGAAACTTGTCCATGGTGATGTTTTTAGGCCTCCTTCAAACTCAGATTTATTGTGTGTATATGTTGGAACAGGTGTTCAGTTTTTTGGAATGGTTCTTGTCACTATGATATTTGCTGCACTTGGATTTCTGTCTCCCTCAAATAGAGGGGGGTTAATGACTGCTATGCTTTTTCTCTGGGCTCTTATGGGGCTATCTGGTGGATATTCATCAGCGCGTCTTTACAAGATGTTCAAGGGAACAGAATGGAAAAGAATCACTCTCAAAACAGCTTTTATGTTTCCTTCTACTGTGTTTGCAATATTCTTTGTTCTTAATGCTCTTATTTGGGGACAAAGGTCTTCAGGGGCAGTTCCATTTGGTACAATGTTTGCTCTTGTTTTCTTATGGTTTGGCATCTCAGTTCCACTTGTATTTCTTGGTGGTCACATAGGTTTTAAAAAGCCTGGGATTGAGGATCCTGTGAAGACAAATAAGATTGCAAGGGAAATCCCAGAGCAGGCTTGGTACATGAACTCAGTCTTCTCTATTCTAATTGGAGGCATACTCCCTTTTGGTGCTGTCTTCATTGAGCTTTTCTTTATTCTCACATCAATCTGGTTGCATCaattttactatatatttgGTTTTCTGTTCATCGTGTTCCTCATCCTTCTTGTTACTTGCGCCGAGATCACAATAGTTCTTTGTTACTTCCAACTTTCTAGCGAGGACTACCTCTGGTGGTGGAGGTCATATCTCACTTCAGGTTCCTCTGCACTTTATCTTTTCCTATATGCTGTATTTTATTTCTTCACAAAGCTTGAGATCACAAAACCAGTATCTGGAGTCTTGTATTTTGGTTACATGTTGCTTCTTTCGTACGGTTTCTTCGTGGTGACTGGTACAATTGGTTTCTATGCATGCTTTTGGTTCACCAGGCTAATTTATTCTTCTCTGAAAATTGATTGAACCATGACTTGTGGAGGTTTAAATTATAGAATGGGGAATCGTTGGGAACCTTCGTATAATCCTTTGTTCCAACATAACATACAAAATTTTTGGTATCACCAATATAGGTTGTTTTGCAGttctaattttttgttcaaatatatTTCATAAGCATGGTATTCATATTTTGTATCTTAGTATTCTCCTCCTCTATCTTTTTAATTCGATAGTTTCATTTCTTTTGTACGAGACATTCTTTAGAGAACTGTTATCTTCCGGCCTTCAATGTCTCTTTAGGAaggaaaaattaattgatattggTGGTAAACATACacttttaacataatttttgtTGTATGTAAGAATATCTAATTTTTCTACTAGACACATTCTTTTACATTAAATATTATACATATGTAATTGCTTGTTAAGAAAGTTGAATCGAGGATGAGGATAGGAATGAAATCAAGTAATGTAAGAGTTGAATTTTAGTGACTTAACATTAGATTTTACTGTGCTGCAACTAAATTTCCAGGAAAATATACTCAGCAAACTGGCAACCAAAATTGCTTCATATTTTATAATGGTCATAAATTAATGAATACAAGGCAGTGGCAGCtcttactttataaataaatttatatagatGAGTTACTTACAATccataaattttatatgatatCAAAGCATATGctcaaaaatagtttattaaggaatctatctaaaaaattaaagtctcacattataaaacaaataatatgcTCAAAAAGAGTTTATAAAGTGGTGCTACTCATCTTACAAGACAAATAAATGTTTtgcaaataaaaagaaacaattgaagttgaaataaaATCTATTTAAGCTCGTTTTGCAAAGTGAAACATTTTTTTGACTTGTAGTCTATGCACTTGAAAATGTGAAGCTAATTAACTATGCTCGTTTTTTTGCACGAAAAGATAATGAGAATGATGGAGTACATATATTTAAGAATATTGGTAAAAAGTATACCATTGATTTTGAAGAGACATATTCACCTAAAGTTAATTCGAAAAAAATTTCATACTTGATTAAGTTTAGTAACCATGAAAGGCtcaatttatatgaaatatgCGTTACGACGCATTTGTGTGGCTCACTTGACACTGATGATTATAAGAAACTCCTTAAAggatttaattttcataacacATACAATTCAAACTATTGAAGAGATTACTTAATCAAAATAAGTAAGTCTCTTTATGTGGTCAAACAATCTATATGAACATTGCGTAATATTTTTagtgaatattttataaatgaagaatatgaaaatgacatttgaaATATGATTGTTTAAAGAAATAGtttgagataaaatataaagattttttTGAGATTACAAAATaagtatatgaaaaatatttttgtgaaTTATTAAACTTATATAGCAAAGATTCTAAAATGGTTCTATATGGACAAGTCAAACCAGTTGTCACTCTGATTGTTGTATGGTCACCAATTATGAATAAATGTCTTTTTAGAGTTCGAGAAAATGATAATGGCTACTTGGTTATAAGATACTATATACTACCGCAATCAAATGCTAATGTATCTTGCTATTTATTAATTTGCtttggtccctctattattaccaattcacggagttggtctccctattttaaaagtcgacagtttttgTCCCTTCCTCagttttttaactaaaaaatgatgatttaacATATTTACAATGACATCACATACAATTCCATAATGTAGAATCATCTAGaagtattaattattcatatgtcattaattaaattaaaaatatggaaaataaCGAAAGTTGAAATCTATGTTTTTATGGcgttttattccaatttcaatttcaaggGTGGAAatttttgagacaaaatctctcttaaatgttttaatgataacaaaattatttcaaagtATGATGATATTTGTTATCTAActtgtgctcttgagtgtatccAAGTTAGAAAACAGGTTCCTCATCGCCGTGATCAAAAGAAGTATATCTAACACAATTTAACATGTCCTCTAAGATAGAGGATAACCAAAGTAGAGGATGAAACTTTAACCTCCAAGATAGAAGATATACAATACTACAGAAAAGATAAATCTACGACAAATTCAAAGGAGATGAATTTGTATCTGAAGACAAATAGTACTAAAACAAAAGGATGAACAAAACATGAGAAGAGGATCCACGTCAAAGGATAAACAATGAAAGGATGAAGTTTTGGTTCCATTCATCCTCGTACATATGAAATATCgaaaagtaaaaaaagtattttcCTAGACAAGAAAAGtaatgttggactttagtcctttgaatcctaaattttgacataattaacaaacatacaatgttcatacaccacatgataaatctaatatttgaattgagcaagatttcaggaacaacaatcaaatcctacacacttggaacatattgcttggaacacaagaaatcaacaaaagttgatttttgactgaagtaaatcgattgggaaatcgacttcataacaagggtgtaaggaaacacaactgtttgtgttggtataatcgattgggaaatcgactgactaaattagaaatgaaaattgcacaagtcagtagcaccccagttttgagggtaatcgattgacaaatcgattatacatttcacaaataaacctgattgaaataaatcgattgggaaatcgattatacaagtcacagtgacaccccagttttgagggtaatcgattggcaaatcgattccttaaatatcatttgcaaaataactttccctgtgacaaacacaatcgattgcacaatctattgtgtgaaatttcaatcaagttaagtttggttgcaatcgattgggaaatcgattgaactaaaccccaggtaagaacgttttcagacaaatacatacaaatcgattggcacgtcgattaacatcaaaatagctgagtcactgacttaaacacaatcgattggcaaatcgattgaaagaactttttgaaatctaagtgaactctgagcttgtggccaaatcgattctgagtatttgttaatcgattatgaagacttaataaatcgattacgaaatcgatggatatgtgttttattttgaacataacatctgcaatcgattacgaaatcgatgcatatcagtcctaacataatcactgaaaaatgttgtttaaagaatcgattggtaaatcgattggcttatatagtttcaagattcaagaaaaacaagacacacgataatcgattggcaaatcgattagactggttttatcactttaagaaatcgattggtaaatcgattgattaatatgtttttcagaaactatataaactgtcttcaatcattctttcaataacaatatgaaaaacactttgaatattcttgatatacaaaagaactctcaataacacttggttaatacactgagattgctttttcagatcacagccaaagagattatcaacaatcaataagagagctggaaaagtgatcttgaaagacaagggttctcatgaacaatctttgaatatccagaattgtgagaagtcacattgaccaagattgaagactactttttgttcttcctttattctgtttgtaataatactttgaaaagaaacgaaagcgagaaaagccagcttgaaactggtggctactttcttggatgagagtgctcaacaagaaagagtcgcactgtgattctgtgttagattgtcgagtatctacaaggattagagggtgatcaataggaaagaggtcattaagatagataggtttcggggatgaaactggacaatctgtaattgattctttctattggagaagaaaatctgaaatccgattggattttcaggactggatgtaggttgtcaagttgacaactgaaccagtataaattcttggtgcaatcttctctaacccttaactcctttaattttctatcttgcaatatctgtatatgtgattaatattagatgcatgttaaacatattctgtg
Protein-coding sequences here:
- the LOC101498374 gene encoding transmembrane 9 superfamily member 10-like isoform X2: MDLCVFYVPYPHFYLFLPSWCCTRRFPQDHIVDSAENLGEVLRGDRIENSPYMFKMREPQMCNVVCRLILNAKTTKEFKDKIDDEYRVNMILDNLPLVVPLRRPDQESSLVYLHGFLVGLKGQYAGNKDEKHFIHNHLTFVVKYHRDHITELSRIVGFEVKPFSVKHEYEGDWDENTRLTTCVPHAKKTISGSEAPQEVEDKKEIIFTYDVEFQESDVKWASRWDSYLLMADDQIHWFSIINSLMIVLFLSGMVAMIMLRTLYRDISKYNQLETQEEAQEETGWKLVHGDVFRPPSNSDLLCVYVGTGVQFFGMVLVTMIFAALGFLSPSNRGGLMTAMLFLWALMGLSGGYSSARLYKMFKGTEWKRITLKTAFMFPSTVFAIFFVLNALIWGQRSSGAVPFGTMFALVFLWFGISVPLVFLGGHIGFKKPGIEDPVKTNKIAREIPEQAWYMNSVFSILIGGILPFGAVFIELFFILTSIWLHQFYYIFGFLFIVFLILLVTCAEITIVLCYFQLSSEDYLWWWRSYLTSGSSALYLFLYAVFYFFTKLEITKPVSGVLYFGYMLLLSYGFFVVTGTIGFYACFWFTRLIYSSLKID
- the LOC101498374 gene encoding transmembrane 9 superfamily member 10-like isoform X1, producing the protein METMARGLWICVCFMFLIHISTCFYLPGVAPEDFHKGELLRVKVNKLSSTKTQLPYSYYSLPYCRPDHIVDSAENLGEVLRGDRIENSPYMFKMREPQMCNVVCRLILNAKTTKEFKDKIDDEYRVNMILDNLPLVVPLRRPDQESSLVYLHGFLVGLKGQYAGNKDEKHFIHNHLTFVVKYHRDHITELSRIVGFEVKPFSVKHEYEGDWDENTRLTTCVPHAKKTISGSEAPQEVEDKKEIIFTYDVEFQESDVKWASRWDSYLLMADDQIHWFSIINSLMIVLFLSGMVAMIMLRTLYRDISKYNQLETQEEAQEETGWKLVHGDVFRPPSNSDLLCVYVGTGVQFFGMVLVTMIFAALGFLSPSNRGGLMTAMLFLWALMGLSGGYSSARLYKMFKGTEWKRITLKTAFMFPSTVFAIFFVLNALIWGQRSSGAVPFGTMFALVFLWFGISVPLVFLGGHIGFKKPGIEDPVKTNKIAREIPEQAWYMNSVFSILIGGILPFGAVFIELFFILTSIWLHQFYYIFGFLFIVFLILLVTCAEITIVLCYFQLSSEDYLWWWRSYLTSGSSALYLFLYAVFYFFTKLEITKPVSGVLYFGYMLLLSYGFFVVTGTIGFYACFWFTRLIYSSLKID
- the LOC101498374 gene encoding transmembrane 9 superfamily member 10-like isoform X3 yields the protein METMARGLWICVCFMFLIHISTCFYLPGVAPEDFHKITLLTVLRILGKFFVVTVLRTPLTWILDNLPLVVPLRRPDQESSLVYLHGFLVGLKGQYAGNKDEKHFIHNHLTFVVKYHRDHITELSRIVGFEVKPFSVKHEYEGDWDENTRLTTCVPHAKKTISGSEAPQEVEDKKEIIFTYDVEFQESDVKWASRWDSYLLMADDQIHWFSIINSLMIVLFLSGMVAMIMLRTLYRDISKYNQLETQEEAQEETGWKLVHGDVFRPPSNSDLLCVYVGTGVQFFGMVLVTMIFAALGFLSPSNRGGLMTAMLFLWALMGLSGGYSSARLYKMFKGTEWKRITLKTAFMFPSTVFAIFFVLNALIWGQRSSGAVPFGTMFALVFLWFGISVPLVFLGGHIGFKKPGIEDPVKTNKIAREIPEQAWYMNSVFSILIGGILPFGAVFIELFFILTSIWLHQFYYIFGFLFIVFLILLVTCAEITIVLCYFQLSSEDYLWWWRSYLTSGSSALYLFLYAVFYFFTKLEITKPVSGVLYFGYMLLLSYGFFVVTGTIGFYACFWFTRLIYSSLKID